Proteins found in one Oncorhynchus mykiss isolate Arlee chromosome 17, USDA_OmykA_1.1, whole genome shotgun sequence genomic segment:
- the mx gene encoding interferon-induced GTP-binding protein Mx1 (The RefSeq protein has 1 substitution compared to this genomic sequence) encodes MNNTLNQHYEEKVRPCIDLIDSLRSLGVEKDLALPAIAVIGDQSSGKSSVLEALSGVALPRGSGIVTRCPLELKMKRKKEGEEWHGKISYQDHEEEIEDPSDVEKKIREAQDEMAGVGVGISDDLISLEIGSPDVPDLTLIDLPGIARVAVKGQPENIGEQIKRLIRKFIMKQETISLVVVPCNVDIATTEALKMAQEVDPEGERTLGILTKPDLVDKGTEETVVDIVHNEVIHLTKGYMIVKCRGQKEIMERVSLTEATEREKAFFKEHAHLSTLYDEGHATIPKLAEKLTLELVHHIEKSLPRLEEQIEAKLSETHAELERYGTGPPEDSAERLYFLIDKVTAFTQDAINLSTGEEMKSGVRLNVFSTLRKEFGKWKLHLERSGEIFNQRIEGEVDDYEKTYRGRELPGFINYKTFEVMVKDQIKQLEGPAVKKLKEISDAVRKVFLLLAQSSFTGFPNLLKSAKTKIEAIKQVNESTAESMLRTQFKMELIVYTQDSTYSHSLCERKREEDEDQPLTEIRSTIFSTDNHATLQEMMLHLKSYYWISSQRLADQIPMVIRYLVLQEFASQLQREMLQTLQEKDNIEQLLKEDIDIGSKRAALQSKLKRLMKARSYLVEF; translated from the exons ATGAATAATACGCTCAACCAACATTACGAAGAGAAGGTGCGGCCCTGTATCGACCTCATCGACTCCCTGCGCTCCCTTGGCGTAGAGAAGGACCTTGCGCTGCCAGCCATCGCCGTGATAGGGGACCAGAGTTCGGGGAAGAGCTCCGTGTTGGAGGCGCTGTCTGGGGTGGCTTTGCCAAGGGGTAGCG GTATTGTAACACGATGCCCTCTCGAGCTGAAGATGAAAaggaagaaagaaggagaggaatgGCACGGAAAAATCAGCTACCAAGACCATGAGGAGGAGATTGAGGATCCCTCTGATGTGGAGAAGAAAATTCGTGAAG CCCAGGATGAAATGGCAGGTGTGGGGGTGGGTATCAGTGATGACCTCATCAGCCTAGAGATTGGCTCCCCTGACGTCCCAGACCTCACACTCATCGACCTGCCAGGCATCGCCCGGGTAGCTGTCAAAGGTCAACCTGAGAACATTGGTGAACAG ATTAAGAGACTGATACGGAAATTCATCATGAAGCAAGAAACAATCAGCTTGGTGGTTGTGCCATGCAACGTTGACATTGCAACCACAGAGGCTTTGAAGATGGCACAAGAGGTGGACCCTGAAGGGGAAAGGACATTAG GCATCCTGACCAAGCCTGACCTGGTAGACAAAGGCACAGAGGAGACGGTGGTGGACATAGTTCATAATGAGGTTATCCACCTGACTAAGGGCTACATGATAGTCAAGTGCAGGGGCCAGAAGGAAATCATGGAGCGAGTCTCACTGACCGAGgccacagagagggagaaggcttTCTTCAAAGAGCACGCTCATCTCAG CACACTTTATGATGAGGGCCATGCCACCATCCCTAAACTGGCAGAGAAATTAACTCTTGAATTGGTGCATCATATCGAG AAATCCCTGCCTCGTCTAGAAGAGCAGATTGAGGCAAAGCTGTCAGAGACACATGCCGAGCTGGAAAGATATGGTACCGGACCCCCTGAGGACTCGGCAGAGAGGCTGTATTTCCTGATCGAT AAAGTGACTGCATTCACCCAAGATGCCATCAACCTGAGCACTGGGGAGGAGATGAAAAGCGGAGTTCGTCTCAACGTCTTCTCCACACTCAGAAAAGAGTTTGGGAAATGGAAGTTACACCTGGAACGCTCTGGAGAAATCT TTAACCAGAGGATTGAGGGAGAAGTGGATGATTATGAGAAGACGTACCGTGGAAGGGAGCTCCCAGGGTTCATCAACTACAAGACATTTGAGGTGATGGTGAAAGACCAGATCAAACAACTGGAGGAACCAGCAGTCAAGAAACTGAAGGAGATTTCAG ATGccgttaggaaggtgttcttactGCTGGCTCAGAGCAGCTTCACTGGATTTCCTAACCTCCTGAAATCAGCGAAG ACAAAGATTGAGGCCATTAAGCAGGTGAATGAGTCTACAGCTGAGTCCATGTTGAGGACTCAGTTCAAGATGGAGCTGATAGTGTACACACAGGACAGCACCTACAGCCACAGTCTGtgtgagaggaagagggaggaggacgaAGACCAACCCTTAACTGAGATAAGGAGTACGATCTTTAGCACAGACAACCATGCCACCCTACAGGAGATGATGCTGCACCTCAAGTCCTACTACTGG ATATCCAGTCAGCGTCTGGCTGATCAGATTCCCATGGTGATCCGCTACCTGGTGCTGCAGGAGTTTGCTTCCCAGCTGCAGAGGGAGATGCTTCAGACTCTGCAGGAGAAGGACAACATCGAGCAGCTGCTGAAGGAGGACATCGACATCGGCAGCAAAAGGGCTGCACTGCAGAGCAAGCTCAAACGCCTGATGAAGGCACGCAGCTACCTAGTTGAGTTCTAG